The Planctomycetota bacterium genome has a window encoding:
- a CDS encoding autotransporter-associated beta strand repeat-containing protein — MKRTTSCGWVGCLVAVLSLSASGAPLYWDGDGVGSVGGGSGTWDTTLSRWSTTPGGSAYQVWVNANLDDAVFQNAPGIVTLGAPVTAHDLTFAAQGYRLVGTNALTLGGVTPTVSVAGPSDWAMVDVPIQGAAGLIRSGAGRLFLTEGSTFTGGVTLNSGITTIINSPNLGDPANVVTLNGGTLQLANSSGSAGGLYLQLGNPVTGGARTIVVGPSGGTIDVPAISNGADGAAITGINALTGSGTLTKTGLGYLFVAQASDFSGNLVVAPNGNQFDIRAMGTMLNVASVTIGQSSYLNVDNQNQLMSRQFPGGASNLSYSVIPDRISDTAPILLEGGRLMYVARNTGLSGTSSREVFGATTVGLGQSEIRAERAGGGGSDLILSNLIHNVGGGTVRFTAGNTIGLAGDNGRITLQQVNGVAPTTGMFLGGWAVVNSDNFATYVVPASLGAAGGVVPYGSAVAGAPAYATTPFASGKVVNLTADYTIPAGDSVVGALRLAGAATRQVLFTNPGDTLYVESGGILSDGSNNARNIGATGTRGRLTAGTTSATTPQELFLHNNSNTTTIWSQIINNPNDLINATVALVKDLDGQVNLENDQNSYTGGTYVLRGTLEARAAGTLGYGPVTVKNSRLNLNAAGAINAAATAGGYTIVDNGQILLNSTSNYNTTWDRFTVPAGGVLSGQNSNTANQGLGSLTRVASLTGGGQVVLAPGAVVAHNSHFNDAANGTGVRTVQNLGTNADLFYGLYSDFNPGAAGSLTVGAGTAWTGISTDRSDRRFTQGTIVANSDFTLQGLLRDNGYALLYLGGTGGGTYGITNASGGPINANIVGRVALDENSPVSLPSDLTFVVTPGATLSPNQSNSLGSGGSFANVLVQAGGTLDPGNFTGVPPAIPGPLNGGLVTVAAGGRLLLNDASGVGSGQAGNITMQSDSILHLNSNNVFLGAATGQFVYEPGAIVRIEYSSPYGLKPIVSDAPGGSQVVYEVWNGDRTLTNQIHPLITAGPGSPNVAPEVLTIANGGMLTNDSNDRRLNEGRGRVILGDGAVLAGTSQTYFNIQESLDVQAGATVYIGSSRWVDGDPKLGAVQFVQAGTNTAGAGVTFNVVDGAQLSFNQGNVFPDTARLHLPAAVTYWPPVGNPPPGAWSGQPGNGSTLLLNTGWTEVIGELTGNGAVMGNTGAMLAAGWGTASNFTFDGLFKSANSQNPGLVKVGSTRMTLTNTSDSTGSLTVYQGELALAGPNGRWRGGEMRLSKGGTLLFDNSGTAVADRQVAGGTWLTTLAGGDFRVLGHATQAADVAMYGLGNSAGSAVTGISGGNTGGFGTVTVIPDGDLSMLRTSVTFGQMENFQSSSDRNSVWLLRGAGIAGLPGTHDANGVYTPNAGNPQDGLIFITNPNLLSSLSYGQQGGVEGFGPGTPGTPLVPVRGDLLAAVDPNATEGDFATMDVASGAKRTGVRILQASEYASTTLENANLSLNLRLTGALNFAGGDTRLSVLKMENGSSLSVSGVVPLLTQPAQVVVNAGGILVPSGATASLTASGNGAGADSVIRTGGGVSAYLHTFGDLSVDGEFFTDQRLVKTGSGTASFTAGSLSNLRGGIALHEGTLSINDSLANIRETGINASSFYGIHLELNGGTLDLNGNSQFFRRLESGNILPGVGTEGGTLTSAAPARVTVQDGGTFSGHITGDIAFHKVGNNTLYFTNSNPYTGETIVRQGTLLLRDSGTLPNTPQIDLNYARLDIVNDNLSGMNDRVNPAAVINMRGGDFVNRGRPGMLTQEHLGTVNVLQGQNLFQTLAGGSGATETHINNLVRSAGATVAFQQNYGFVGTAGNDTTAIRYLINQINSAPVALNDGLIGGWAIVNNDHFATYLPATGVSYMSNTSDGYANYDSSDLSAATATQNVNDGTSRTIAASKTVNSIRFSGGATHTLNAGVLLTVDTGGIMSNTNAGHGFTGAGQITSNSGELNLFVNQNTMTIGAQITGNIALTKAGGATLRLQGNNNYTGNTYFQALSGASDLSGLVELNTASANGSTIVAIPGNLHIHNTTVTELLPNQIKNTATVYLYGGGTLNLRDAGGVTETLDALVFSDAGSNANARPIVSRANAQATSALNLTGATPITVFNDNPTSTPTISTNVGSLAFTRGAGNAQTLLVNSPVTVNGLAAAGLLLNANITTVPTGVDDGGLIKAGNGLLLLGGSGSTFGNPGAPTEVFNIQEGYVRVDHQNALGPVNAITTVQNGATLLLNNNSGITGSLQLKNGSTLSVTLNSSTLGTVGSTGTVDVPAGANVDVLLRDYFIPATNNGNIVNNHRLTGAGTLHLAGIEYAAGYNGGGILQLQNTANDFAGTINIGTNAILTANSSSGTGNTLGTAALALNGGVLRLQDNGTASNQTISYGNNVTLNANSLIVADRQSGSNTTNTIALGTLNVASGAHVLGSNFTGDDFWAVNNSYQVSFAQVDGLGTLVKGGHQVLNINGYAAGFSGNIEIAGPQGIAVQPSGNLYLTAATNNLNNLTVNGIFGPRPSTALNVAGVLEVGDNAGQVVNGTYGVATGSVTGAMSVPSTATVTAATLLNNGIIGSTGGNATLTATQIQGSGLYQTYNQPLTLAGTLADGSNPTVLKVAGNNIVNLVPAASGTSSGGTQVQSGTLRIAAAAPITDPLGTGDIQVLGYAPPVVTAATSATLLFDSGANAIVQNSNIVNSGLVHVASGTVTIGGTLSGPGPGAYVPGLLEGNGGTWNSASPINTGTFGIKLEPRMGNMSVVTHDRITGWSDNETWVYSGQFYDADGYFSFIENIDDNAAVLIDGVKRLEESGSEISSTSMIAGQRGATVYASQNSYGGNLYFGMGPNGDGWHDIEIRFQQGGGGAGPWGVTNGMNNNFGFGLSTDGTRALDGALYTRPIDPGDASLFRTPVAAQGNLQIASGAALNLTAPGATHSTGSLLASGSSGAAALNLANGATLNTGNVTIPSGVTLNASALSGTAALNLTGSLTGRGATLNLANVALTFDSNAAQVADATISGTGSLTKLGTGTLRVGATNNSYSGPTFINQGTVAAAGTGLGTGTVTVALGATLTLQDLSAGLPGEYYNINPGSSGSNPNFATLAALNAHLSTYTPNLISYSTAAGANFDFATNGSLFPAPYNSGGANFEVRWTGKFNAPVAGNYAFWTGSDDGSMLWIDGQEPAAVDNNFFQGVTWRGGTAIPLTAGLHDITIAFYQGTGGYGLQADVQGPAGSGLETRQRLPNSYLLSGVFGNLTIGALAGDGTVALGPYTLTAGGNNADTLFTGQITGTGALVKTGSGALYLTGANSYAGGTTLAGGTLGINGDAALGAVPAAPTTNLTFAGDSTLRTTAALALNANRHILINSGVTATFDTNGFDVAIGGAVAGQGGLTKTGLGSLSLLGAHTYTGPTTVQQGELLTGGTLAGPLSVLANGLLSAGPGVSTNTLLVLDDYDQQGTLRVELAGPNQGATTSGFDFIFVNGLATLAGNATVEIDLLNGFVPPAFSTYDLLVAVDGITADVNLLIVDASSVTFNYGWSLSLVDVPSYGPDAMALRLTAVPEPTTLALLALGGLGLLARARRRRAA, encoded by the coding sequence ATGAAGCGAACGACGTCCTGCGGCTGGGTCGGGTGTCTCGTGGCGGTTCTGAGTCTCTCGGCTTCGGGTGCCCCGCTCTACTGGGACGGCGATGGTGTCGGCTCGGTGGGCGGTGGGTCAGGCACATGGGACACTACACTTTCCCGCTGGAGCACGACGCCTGGGGGCAGTGCGTACCAGGTCTGGGTGAATGCCAACCTCGATGACGCCGTGTTCCAGAATGCCCCGGGCATCGTCACCCTGGGCGCGCCGGTGACCGCTCACGACCTCACCTTCGCGGCCCAAGGTTACAGGTTGGTGGGCACCAACGCCCTCACGCTCGGCGGCGTCACGCCCACGGTGTCGGTGGCCGGCCCGAGCGACTGGGCGATGGTGGACGTGCCGATCCAGGGTGCGGCCGGCCTCATCCGGTCGGGCGCGGGCAGGCTGTTCCTCACCGAGGGCAGCACCTTCACGGGCGGGGTGACGCTGAACTCCGGCATCACCACCATCATCAATAGCCCGAACCTCGGCGACCCCGCCAACGTGGTGACCCTCAACGGCGGCACGCTGCAACTGGCCAATTCGAGCGGCTCGGCAGGCGGGCTCTACCTCCAGCTCGGCAACCCGGTCACCGGCGGGGCGCGGACCATCGTCGTGGGCCCATCGGGGGGCACGATTGATGTGCCGGCGATATCGAACGGCGCTGATGGCGCGGCCATCACGGGCATCAATGCGCTCACCGGCAGCGGCACCCTTACGAAGACCGGCCTTGGCTATCTCTTCGTGGCGCAGGCAAGCGACTTCTCGGGCAACCTGGTGGTCGCCCCGAACGGCAACCAGTTCGACATTCGCGCGATGGGCACGATGCTCAACGTGGCCAGTGTGACCATCGGCCAGTCGAGCTATCTCAACGTGGACAACCAGAACCAGCTCATGAGCCGCCAATTCCCCGGCGGGGCAAGCAACCTGTCGTATTCCGTGATCCCGGACCGCATCAGCGACACGGCGCCGATTCTGCTCGAGGGCGGGCGCCTGATGTACGTGGCCCGCAACACGGGGCTTTCTGGCACCTCGAGCCGCGAGGTCTTCGGCGCCACTACGGTGGGGCTCGGCCAGTCTGAAATCCGAGCCGAGCGCGCGGGCGGTGGCGGCTCCGACCTCATCCTCTCCAACCTGATCCACAACGTGGGCGGCGGCACGGTGCGTTTCACTGCCGGCAACACGATCGGCCTGGCCGGCGACAACGGCCGCATCACCCTCCAGCAGGTTAACGGCGTGGCCCCCACTACGGGCATGTTCCTCGGCGGCTGGGCCGTGGTGAACAGCGACAACTTCGCCACCTATGTCGTCCCCGCCAGTCTGGGCGCCGCGGGCGGCGTGGTGCCCTACGGCAGCGCCGTGGCCGGCGCCCCGGCGTATGCCACGACACCCTTTGCCAGCGGCAAGGTTGTCAACCTCACTGCCGACTACACCATCCCCGCCGGCGACAGCGTGGTGGGCGCGCTGCGGCTCGCCGGCGCCGCAACCCGCCAGGTGCTCTTCACCAACCCCGGCGACACGCTCTACGTCGAGAGCGGCGGCATCCTCTCGGACGGCAGTAACAACGCCCGCAACATCGGCGCCACCGGCACCCGCGGCCGCCTCACCGCCGGCACCACCTCGGCCACTACCCCGCAGGAGCTGTTCCTCCACAACAACTCCAACACCACCACCATCTGGTCGCAGATCATCAATAACCCGAACGACCTGATCAACGCCACGGTGGCCCTGGTGAAGGACCTCGACGGCCAGGTGAACCTCGAGAACGACCAGAACTCCTATACGGGCGGGACCTATGTTCTGCGCGGCACCCTCGAGGCCCGGGCGGCGGGCACGCTGGGCTATGGCCCCGTGACCGTGAAGAACTCGCGGCTCAACCTCAATGCAGCCGGCGCCATCAACGCGGCGGCGACCGCCGGCGGCTACACCATCGTGGACAATGGGCAGATCCTCCTGAACAGCACGAGCAACTACAACACGACCTGGGACCGCTTCACAGTGCCTGCGGGCGGCGTGCTCTCGGGCCAGAACTCCAACACGGCCAATCAGGGCCTCGGCAGCCTCACGCGCGTCGCTTCGCTCACCGGCGGCGGCCAGGTGGTGCTCGCACCCGGCGCCGTCGTGGCGCACAACAGCCACTTCAACGACGCCGCAAACGGCACCGGCGTGCGCACCGTGCAGAACCTGGGCACGAACGCCGACCTGTTCTACGGTCTCTACAGCGACTTCAACCCCGGCGCGGCCGGCTCGCTCACCGTGGGCGCGGGCACCGCCTGGACCGGCATCAGCACGGACCGCAGTGATCGCCGCTTCACCCAAGGCACCATCGTCGCCAACAGCGATTTCACCCTCCAGGGTCTCCTGCGCGACAACGGCTACGCCCTCCTCTACCTCGGCGGCACCGGCGGCGGCACCTATGGCATCACCAACGCCTCCGGCGGCCCCATCAATGCCAACATCGTCGGGCGCGTGGCTCTCGATGAGAACTCGCCCGTGAGTCTGCCTAGCGACCTGACCTTTGTCGTCACACCAGGCGCCACCCTTTCGCCGAACCAGAGCAACTCGCTCGGCAGCGGCGGCAGCTTCGCCAACGTCCTGGTTCAGGCCGGCGGCACGCTGGATCCGGGGAACTTCACCGGTGTGCCTCCTGCCATCCCTGGCCCGCTCAATGGCGGCCTCGTGACCGTGGCCGCCGGCGGCCGCCTGCTCCTCAACGACGCCTCGGGCGTCGGCTCCGGACAGGCCGGCAACATCACCATGCAGTCCGACTCGATCCTGCACCTCAACAGCAACAACGTCTTCCTGGGGGCGGCCACGGGCCAGTTCGTCTACGAGCCGGGCGCCATTGTCCGCATCGAGTACAGCAGCCCCTACGGCCTGAAGCCGATCGTTTCGGATGCGCCGGGCGGTAGCCAGGTGGTCTACGAGGTCTGGAACGGCGACCGGACACTCACCAACCAGATTCACCCCTTGATCACCGCCGGCCCGGGCTCGCCGAACGTCGCGCCCGAGGTCCTCACCATTGCCAACGGCGGCATGCTCACCAACGACTCGAACGACCGCCGCCTCAACGAGGGCCGCGGCCGCGTGATCCTGGGCGACGGCGCGGTGCTGGCCGGCACCAGCCAGACCTACTTCAACATCCAGGAAAGCCTCGACGTGCAGGCCGGCGCCACCGTCTACATCGGCAGCAGCCGGTGGGTGGACGGCGACCCGAAGCTGGGCGCCGTGCAGTTCGTGCAGGCCGGCACCAACACGGCCGGCGCGGGCGTGACGTTCAACGTCGTGGACGGCGCGCAGCTCTCGTTCAACCAGGGCAACGTGTTCCCCGACACCGCGCGGCTGCATCTGCCCGCCGCGGTGACCTACTGGCCGCCGGTGGGCAACCCCCCGCCCGGCGCCTGGAGCGGCCAGCCCGGCAACGGCAGCACCCTGCTGCTCAACACCGGCTGGACCGAGGTGATCGGCGAACTCACCGGCAACGGCGCCGTGATGGGCAACACCGGCGCCATGCTCGCCGCCGGCTGGGGCACGGCCAGCAACTTCACCTTCGACGGCCTCTTCAAGAGCGCCAACAGCCAGAACCCCGGCCTCGTGAAGGTGGGCAGCACGCGGATGACCCTCACCAACACGAGCGACAGCACCGGCTCGCTCACCGTGTACCAGGGCGAGCTGGCCCTCGCCGGCCCGAACGGCCGGTGGCGTGGCGGCGAGATGCGTCTCTCGAAGGGCGGCACGCTGCTCTTCGACAACTCGGGCACGGCCGTTGCCGACCGCCAGGTGGCCGGCGGCACCTGGCTCACCACCCTCGCGGGCGGCGATTTCAGGGTCCTCGGCCACGCCACCCAGGCGGCCGACGTGGCGATGTACGGCCTCGGCAACTCCGCAGGCTCGGCCGTCACCGGCATCAGCGGCGGCAACACGGGCGGCTTCGGCACCGTCACGGTCATCCCCGATGGCGACCTCTCGATGCTGCGCACCTCCGTGACCTTCGGCCAGATGGAGAACTTCCAGAGTTCGAGCGACCGCAACTCGGTCTGGCTCCTCCGCGGCGCGGGCATCGCCGGCCTACCCGGCACCCACGACGCCAACGGCGTCTACACGCCTAACGCCGGGAACCCGCAAGACGGCCTCATCTTCATCACCAACCCGAACCTGCTCTCGTCGCTCAGCTACGGGCAGCAGGGCGGCGTCGAGGGCTTCGGCCCCGGCACGCCGGGCACCCCACTGGTGCCCGTGCGCGGCGATCTCCTGGCCGCGGTGGACCCGAACGCGACCGAGGGCGATTTCGCCACGATGGACGTCGCTAGCGGCGCGAAGCGGACCGGCGTGCGCATCCTCCAGGCGTCGGAGTATGCCTCCACGACCCTCGAGAACGCCAACCTGTCGCTGAACCTGCGGCTCACCGGGGCGCTCAACTTCGCGGGCGGCGACACGCGCCTCTCGGTGCTGAAGATGGAGAACGGCTCGAGCCTGAGCGTCAGCGGCGTTGTGCCGCTGCTCACGCAGCCCGCCCAGGTCGTCGTCAACGCAGGCGGCATCCTCGTGCCGTCGGGAGCCACGGCCTCGCTCACCGCTTCGGGAAATGGCGCCGGCGCGGACTCGGTGATCCGCACGGGCGGCGGCGTGTCGGCCTATCTCCACACCTTCGGCGACCTGAGCGTGGACGGCGAGTTCTTCACCGACCAACGCCTGGTGAAGACGGGCAGCGGCACGGCCAGCTTCACGGCCGGCTCGCTCTCCAACCTCCGCGGCGGCATCGCCCTTCACGAGGGCACGCTGAGCATCAACGACAGCCTCGCCAACATCCGCGAGACCGGCATCAACGCCAGCAGCTTCTACGGCATCCACCTGGAGCTCAACGGCGGCACGCTCGACCTCAACGGCAACAGCCAGTTCTTCCGCCGGCTCGAGAGCGGCAACATCTTGCCCGGCGTGGGCACGGAGGGCGGCACCCTCACCAGCGCGGCCCCCGCTCGCGTCACCGTGCAGGACGGCGGCACCTTCTCCGGCCACATCACTGGCGACATCGCCTTCCACAAGGTGGGCAACAACACCCTCTACTTCACCAACAGCAACCCGTACACCGGCGAGACCATCGTCCGCCAGGGCACGCTGCTGCTGCGCGACAGCGGCACGCTGCCCAACACACCGCAGATTGACCTCAACTACGCCCGGCTGGACATCGTGAACGACAACCTCTCGGGCATGAACGACCGAGTGAACCCCGCCGCTGTGATCAACATGCGGGGCGGCGACTTTGTGAACCGCGGCCGCCCCGGCATGCTCACCCAGGAGCACCTCGGCACGGTGAACGTGCTCCAGGGCCAGAACCTCTTCCAGACCCTCGCCGGCGGCAGCGGCGCGACCGAGACGCACATCAACAACCTCGTGCGCAGCGCCGGCGCCACCGTGGCGTTCCAGCAGAACTACGGCTTCGTCGGCACCGCCGGCAACGACACCACGGCCATCCGCTACCTGATCAACCAGATCAACAGCGCGCCCGTCGCGCTCAACGACGGCCTCATCGGGGGCTGGGCCATCGTCAACAACGACCACTTCGCCACCTACCTGCCCGCCACCGGCGTCAGCTACATGAGCAACACCAGCGACGGCTATGCCAACTATGATTCCAGCGACCTCAGCGCCGCGACTGCGACGCAGAACGTCAACGACGGCACCTCTCGCACCATCGCCGCCAGCAAGACCGTCAACTCCATCCGCTTCTCCGGCGGCGCGACGCACACGCTCAACGCCGGCGTGTTGCTGACCGTGGACACGGGCGGCATCATGAGCAACACGAACGCCGGCCACGGCTTCACGGGCGCGGGCCAGATCACCTCGAACTCCGGGGAACTCAACCTCTTCGTCAACCAGAACACGATGACCATTGGCGCCCAGATCACAGGCAACATCGCGCTGACCAAGGCCGGCGGCGCCACCCTGCGGCTCCAGGGCAACAACAACTACACAGGGAACACCTACTTCCAGGCACTGAGCGGAGCGAGCGATCTCAGCGGCCTCGTAGAACTCAACACCGCCAGCGCCAACGGCAGCACCATCGTCGCAATCCCGGGCAATCTCCACATTCACAACACCACAGTCACCGAGTTGCTTCCCAACCAGATCAAGAACACCGCGACCGTGTACCTCTATGGCGGCGGCACCCTGAATCTCCGCGACGCGGGCGGTGTGACCGAGACCCTCGATGCCCTGGTCTTCAGCGATGCCGGCAGCAACGCCAACGCCCGGCCCATCGTCTCCCGCGCCAACGCTCAGGCCACGTCGGCCCTCAACCTCACCGGCGCCACGCCCATCACCGTCTTCAACGACAACCCGACCTCCACCCCCACCATCAGCACCAACGTCGGCAGCCTCGCCTTCACCCGAGGGGCGGGCAATGCGCAGACCCTCCTGGTCAATTCGCCCGTCACCGTCAACGGCCTGGCCGCCGCCGGCCTGCTGCTCAACGCCAACATCACCACCGTGCCGACCGGCGTGGACGACGGCGGCCTGATCAAGGCGGGCAACGGCCTCCTGCTCCTGGGCGGCTCGGGGAGCACCTTCGGCAACCCGGGCGCACCCACCGAGGTGTTCAACATCCAGGAGGGCTACGTTCGCGTGGACCACCAGAACGCCCTTGGCCCCGTCAACGCCATCACCACCGTGCAGAACGGCGCCACGCTGCTGCTCAACAACAACTCCGGCATCACCGGCAGCCTCCAGCTCAAGAACGGCTCCACCCTGAGCGTCACGCTGAACAGCTCCACCCTCGGCACCGTGGGCAGCACCGGCACCGTGGACGTGCCGGCGGGCGCGAACGTGGACGTGCTGCTGCGCGACTACTTCATCCCCGCGACCAACAACGGCAACATCGTGAACAACCACCGCCTCACCGGCGCCGGCACCCTCCACCTGGCCGGCATCGAGTACGCGGCCGGCTACAACGGCGGCGGCATCCTCCAACTCCAGAATACGGCCAACGACTTCGCAGGCACGATCAACATCGGCACGAACGCCATTCTCACGGCCAACAGCAGCTCAGGCACGGGCAACACGCTCGGCACCGCGGCGCTGGCTCTCAACGGCGGCGTCCTGCGCCTCCAGGATAACGGCACGGCCAGCAACCAGACGATCAGCTACGGCAACAACGTGACCCTCAACGCCAACTCGCTGATCGTCGCCGACCGGCAGAGCGGCTCGAACACCACCAACACGATCGCACTCGGCACCCTCAACGTCGCGAGCGGCGCCCACGTTCTCGGCTCGAACTTCACGGGCGACGACTTCTGGGCCGTCAACAACAGCTACCAGGTTTCGTTCGCCCAGGTTGACGGGTTGGGCACGCTCGTCAAGGGCGGCCACCAGGTGCTGAACATCAACGGCTATGCGGCGGGCTTCTCCGGCAACATCGAGATTGCCGGGCCGCAGGGCATCGCCGTGCAGCCCTCGGGCAACCTCTACCTCACCGCCGCCACCAACAACCTCAACAACCTCACCGTCAACGGAATCTTCGGGCCGCGGCCCAGCACCGCGCTCAACGTGGCGGGCGTCCTCGAAGTCGGCGACAACGCCGGCCAGGTGGTCAACGGCACCTACGGAGTCGCCACCGGCAGCGTCACAGGCGCCATGAGCGTGCCGAGCACCGCCACGGTCACCGCAGCCACCCTCCTCAACAACGGCATCATCGGCTCCACCGGCGGCAACGCCACCCTCACCGCCACCCAGATTCAGGGTTCGGGCCTCTACCAGACCTACAACCAGCCTCTTACCCTCGCCGGCACCCTGGCCGACGGTTCCAACCCCACCGTCCTCAAGGTCGCCGGCAACAACATCGTGAACCTGGTTCCGGCCGCCTCAGGCACCAGCAGCGGCGGCACCCAGGTGCAGAGCGGCACACTGCGCATCGCCGCCGCCGCCCCGATCACCGACCCGCTGGGCACGGGCGATATCCAGGTGCTCGGCTACGCCCCGCCCGTGGTCACCGCCGCCACCAGCGCCACCCTGCTCTTCGACAGCGGCGCCAACGCCATCGTCCAGAACAGCAACATCGTCAACAGCGGCCTCGTGCACGTCGCCAGCGGCACCGTCACGATCGGCGGCACCCTTAGCGGCCCGGGCCCCGGCGCCTATGTGCCCGGCCTCCTCGAGGGCAACGGGGGCACCTGGAACTCCGCCAGCCCCATCAACACGGGCACCTTCGGCATCAAGCTCGAGCCCCGCATGGGCAACATGAGCGTCGTCACCCACGACCGCATCACCGGCTGGAGCGACAACGAGACCTGGGTCTACAGCGGCCAGTTCTACGATGCCGACGGCTACTTCAGCTTCATCGAGAACATCGACGACAATGCGGCGGTCCTGATCGATGGCGTCAAGCGCCTCGAGGAGAGCGGCTCGGAGATCTCGAGCACATCCATGATCGCCGGCCAGCGCGGCGCGACGGTCTACGCCAGCCAGAACTCCTACGGCGGGAACCTCTACTTCGGCATGGGACCCAACGGCGACGGCTGGCACGACATCGAGATCCGCTTCCAGCAGGGCGGCGGCGGCGCCGGCCCGTGGGGCGTGACCAACGGCATGAACAACAACTTCGGCTTCGGCCTGAGCACCGACGGCACGCGGGCCCTCGACGGCGCTCTCTACACTCGGCCCATTGACCCTGGCGACGCCAGCCTGTTCCGCACCCCGGTCGCCGCGCAAGGCAACCTCCAGATCGCCAGCGGCGCCGCCCTCAACCTCACCGCCCCCGGCGCCACCCACAGCACCGGCAGCCTCCTCGCCAGCGGCAGCTCCGGCGCCGCCGCGCTCAACCTGGCCAACGGCGCCACCCTCAACACAGGCAACGTCACCATCCCCAGCGGTGTCACCCTGAACGCCAGCGCCCTCAGCGGCACCGCCGCCCTCAACCTCACTGGCAGCCTGACAGGCCGGGGGGCCACGCTGAACCTGGCAAACGTGGCTCTCACGTTCGACTCCAACGCGGCTCAGGTTGCTGACGCCACGATCTCGGGCACCGGCAGCCTCACCAAGCTCGGCACCGGCACCCTTCGCGTCGGCGCCACCAACAACTCCTACTCAGGCCCCACCTTCATCAACCAGGGCACCGTGGCCGCCGCCGGCACCGGCCTTGGAACGGGAACCGTCACGGTCGCCCTCGGCGCCACGTTGACACTCCAGGACCTCAGTGCTGGCCTCCCGGGCGAGTATTACAACATTAACCCGGGGTCAAGCGGGTCCAACCCCAACTTCGCCACCCTCGCCGCCCTCAACGCCCACCTGAGCACTTACACGCCCAACCTGATCTCCTATTCGACGGCAGCGGGCGCGAACTTCGACTTCGCCACCAACGGCTCGCTCTTCCCCGCGCCCTACAACAGCGGCGGGGCGAACTTCGAGGTGCGGTGGACGGGCAAGTTCAACGCCCCCGTCGCAGGCAACTACGCCTTCTGGACCGGCAGCGACGACGGCAGCATGCTCTGGATTGACGGCCAGGAGCCCGCCGCTGTGGACAACAACTTCTTCCAGGGCGTCACCTGGCGCGGCGGCACCGCCATCCCGCTCACCGCCGGGCTCCACGACATCACCATCGCCTTCTACCAGGGCACCGGCGGCTACGGCCTCCAGGCCGACGTCCAAGGTCCCGCCGGCAGCGGCCTCGAGACCCGCCAGCGGCTGCCCAATTCGTACCTGCTCAGTGGCGTCTTCGGCAACCTCACCATCGGCGCGCTCGCAGGCGACGGCACCGTGGCCCTCGGCCCCTACACCCTCACCGCGGGCGGCAACAACGCCGACACGCTCTTCACCGGCCAGATCACGGGCACTGGCGCCCTCGTCAAGACAGGCTCGGGCGCCCTCTATCTCACTGGCGCCAACAGCTACGCGGGGGGCACCACTCTGGCCGGCGGCACCCTCGGCATCAACGGCGACGCCGCCCTCGGCGCCGTCCCCGCCGCCCCCACGACCAACCTCACCTTCGCCGGCGACAGCACCCTCCGCACCACGGCGGCCCTCGCCCTGAACGCCAACCGCCACATCCTCATCAACAGCGGCGTCACGGCCACCTTCGACACCAACGGCTTCGACGTGGCCATCGGCGGCGCCGTCGCCGGCCAGGGCGGCCTCACCAAGACCGGCCTCGGCAGCCTCTCGCTCCTCGGCGCCCACACCTACACCGGGCCCACCACCGTGCAGCAGGGCGAGCTGCTCACCGGCGGCACCCTCGCCGGCCCCCTGAGCGTGCTCGCCAACGGCCTCCTCTCGGCCGGCCCGGGCGTCAGCACCAACACCCTTCTGGTGCTCGACGACTACGACCAGCAGGGCACCCTGCGCGTCGAGCTGGCGGGGCCGAACCAGGGCGCGACCACCAGCGGCTTCGACTTCATCTTCGTCAACGGCCTCGCCACCCTGGCCGGGAACGCAACGGTGGAGATTGACCTGCTGAACGGCTTCGTGCCTCCCGCGTTCAGCACCTACGACCTCCTGGTCGCCGTGGACGGCATCACGGCCGACGTGAACCTTCTGATCGTGGACGCCTCGAGCGTGACCTTCAACTACGGCTGGAGCCTGAGCCTGGTGGACGTGCCCTCCTACGGGCCCGACGCCATGGCCCTCCGCCTCACGGCCGTGCCCGAGCCCACCACCCTGGCGCTCCTGGCGCTCGGCGGCCTGGGCCTGCTCGCCCGCGCCCGGCGTCGCCGCGCCGCATAG